One Sphingomonas sp. LHG3406-1 genomic window carries:
- a CDS encoding d(CMP) kinase: MVIAVDGPAASGKGTIARGLARHYGLPHLDTGKLYRAVALSLLRWGGDPESEFAALRACDEVASLMDDPELKSEMVGGIASRISAYPAVRAALLDRQRDFAGQASGAVLDGRDIGTVIAPDANAKLFVTAAPEERARRRHAELAAAGLPVHLEDVLIDIRARDERDSERSAAPLVQAPDALLLDTTELGSEAALAEAIRLVETRRTF; encoded by the coding sequence ATGGTCATTGCCGTCGACGGCCCGGCCGCGAGCGGCAAGGGCACCATCGCCCGCGGACTCGCGCGCCACTACGGCCTGCCCCATCTCGACACCGGCAAGCTCTATCGCGCGGTCGCCCTGTCGCTGCTTCGCTGGGGCGGTGACCCGGAAAGCGAATTCGCCGCCTTGCGCGCCTGCGACGAGGTCGCAAGCCTGATGGATGACCCCGAACTCAAGAGCGAGATGGTCGGCGGCATCGCCAGCCGCATCAGCGCCTATCCCGCCGTCCGTGCCGCCCTCCTCGACCGGCAGCGCGATTTCGCCGGACAGGCGAGCGGCGCCGTGCTCGACGGGCGCGACATCGGCACCGTCATCGCGCCGGACGCCAATGCCAAATTGTTCGTCACCGCCGCCCCCGAGGAACGCGCGCGCCGACGCCACGCCGAGCTCGCCGCGGCCGGCCTTCCCGTCCATCTCGAAGACGTGCTGATCGACATCCGCGCCCGCGACGAGCGCGATTCGGAGCGCTCTGCGGCGCCGCTGGTGCAGGCCCCCGACGCGCTGCTGCTCGACACTACCGAACTCGGCTCGGAGGCGGCGCTCGCCGAGGCCATCCGGCTGGTCGAAACGCGGCGCACTTTCTAA
- the accC gene encoding acetyl-CoA carboxylase biotin carboxylase subunit has product MAGKINKLLIANRGEIALRIQRAAKELGIRTVAVHSTADSDAMHVRLADEAICIGPPAARDSYLNIPNIISAAEIVHADAIHPGYGFLSENAQFAEIVELHNIIWVGPKPEHIRIMGDKVEAKRTAAALGLPLVPGSPGPISDLAEAKAIAAEIGYPVLIKAASGGGGRGMKVVPDEGQLETLMAQASSEANAAFGDPTVYMEKYLGDPRHIEFQVFGDGDGQAVHLGERDCSIQRRHQKVIEEAPSPVISAEQRAQMGERVRKAMADMGYRGAGTIEFLYENGEFYFIEMNTRLQVEHPVTEMISGLDLVAEQLRIAEGRGLSIAQDEVVLKGHSIECRINAEDPETFAPSPGLVKNFVAPGGLQTRVDSGLYSGYKVPPYYDSMIGKLIVWGEDRPAAIARLRRALEEFVVEGPKTNVPLHQRILKEEAFASGDYTIKWLERWLEEQKAS; this is encoded by the coding sequence GTGGCCGGCAAGATCAACAAGCTGCTGATCGCCAACCGCGGCGAGATCGCGCTGCGCATCCAGCGGGCGGCCAAGGAACTGGGAATCAGGACGGTCGCGGTCCACTCGACCGCCGACAGCGACGCCATGCACGTACGGCTGGCCGACGAAGCGATCTGCATCGGCCCGCCCGCCGCGCGCGATTCCTACCTCAACATCCCGAACATCATCTCGGCCGCCGAAATCGTCCACGCCGACGCCATTCATCCGGGCTACGGCTTCCTTTCCGAGAACGCCCAGTTCGCCGAGATCGTCGAGCTCCACAACATCATCTGGGTCGGCCCGAAGCCCGAGCATATCCGGATCATGGGCGACAAGGTGGAGGCGAAGCGCACCGCCGCGGCGCTCGGCCTTCCGCTCGTTCCCGGCTCGCCCGGTCCGATCAGCGACCTTGCCGAAGCCAAGGCGATCGCCGCCGAGATCGGCTATCCCGTCCTGATCAAGGCCGCGTCCGGCGGTGGTGGGCGCGGCATGAAGGTGGTGCCCGACGAAGGGCAGCTCGAGACCCTGATGGCGCAGGCCTCGTCGGAGGCCAATGCCGCCTTCGGCGACCCGACCGTCTACATGGAAAAGTATCTCGGCGACCCGCGCCACATCGAGTTCCAGGTGTTCGGCGACGGCGACGGCCAGGCCGTCCACCTCGGCGAACGCGACTGCTCGATCCAGCGCCGCCACCAGAAGGTCATCGAGGAAGCCCCCTCCCCGGTCATCTCGGCCGAGCAGCGCGCACAGATGGGCGAGCGTGTCCGCAAGGCGATGGCCGACATGGGCTATCGCGGCGCCGGCACCATCGAGTTCCTCTACGAGAATGGCGAATTCTACTTCATCGAGATGAACACCCGGCTGCAGGTGGAGCATCCGGTGACCGAGATGATCAGCGGTCTCGACCTGGTCGCCGAGCAGCTCCGCATCGCCGAAGGCCGCGGCCTCAGCATCGCTCAGGACGAGGTCGTGCTGAAGGGCCACTCGATCGAGTGCCGGATCAACGCCGAGGATCCCGAGACCTTCGCCCCCTCGCCCGGCCTGGTGAAGAATTTCGTCGCGCCCGGCGGCCTTCAGACGCGCGTCGATAGCGGCCTCTATTCGGGCTACAAGGTGCCACCCTATTACGACAGCATGATCGGCAAGCTGATCGTGTGGGGCGAGGACCGGCCCGCCGCGATCGCCCGCCTCCGCCGCGCGCTCGAGGAATTCGTGGTCGAAGGTCCGAAGACCAACGTCCCACTCCACCAGCGCATCCTCAAGGAGGAAGCGTTCGCGAGCGGCGATTACACGATCAAGTGGCTGGAGCGCTGGCTCGAGGAGCAGAAAGCCTCCTAA
- a CDS encoding DUF192 domain-containing protein codes for MKRLALLAVLPLAFAAAACQPSANGEPRLERSAAGLEQVPLTIRTAAGKEHKFTVEVARTPEEQAQGLMNRDSLAPDRGMIFPHEPPRPASFWMKNTLIPLDMIFVRTDGTISSIAENTIPLSLEPTTSVEPVGAVLELAGGRTAELGIKAGDKVEWVR; via the coding sequence TTGAAGCGGCTGGCGCTGCTCGCGGTGCTTCCGCTCGCCTTTGCCGCCGCCGCCTGCCAGCCCTCCGCCAATGGCGAGCCGCGACTGGAGCGTTCGGCCGCCGGACTGGAGCAGGTGCCACTGACCATCCGCACCGCCGCCGGCAAGGAGCACAAGTTCACCGTCGAGGTGGCGCGCACGCCCGAGGAGCAGGCGCAGGGGCTGATGAACCGCGACAGCCTGGCGCCCGACCGCGGCATGATCTTCCCGCACGAACCGCCACGCCCGGCGAGCTTCTGGATGAAGAACACGCTCATCCCGCTCGACATGATCTTCGTCCGTACGGACGGGACGATCAGCAGCATCGCCGAGAATACCATCCCGCTGAGCCTCGAGCCGACGACGTCAGTCGAACCGGTCGGCGCCGTCCTCGAGCTCGCCGGCGGCCGCACCGCGGAGCTGGGCATCAAGGCGGGGGACAAGGTGGAGTGGGTGCGCTGA
- a CDS encoding NADH:ubiquinone oxidoreductase subunit NDUFA12 has protein sequence MGILASIFTWWNGATIGTSLLTRRHGREVGRDEAGNVYFVHRKDPRRRWVIYQGSNDASRTPPQWQSWLRGQIEDVPDKSLPPRRPFEKPGRPNLSGTGETYRPSGSLSRGGKRAAATGDYQAWTPD, from the coding sequence ATGGGAATCCTGGCGAGCATCTTCACCTGGTGGAACGGCGCCACCATCGGCACATCGCTGTTGACGCGCCGGCATGGCCGCGAAGTCGGGCGCGACGAGGCGGGCAACGTCTATTTCGTGCACAGGAAAGACCCGCGTCGCCGCTGGGTGATCTACCAGGGGTCGAACGACGCCAGCCGGACTCCGCCGCAGTGGCAGAGCTGGCTGCGCGGGCAGATCGAGGACGTGCCGGACAAATCCCTGCCGCCGCGGCGCCCGTTCGAGAAGCCGGGCCGGCCTAACCTGTCAGGGACCGGCGAGACCTATCGTCCGTCGGGATCGCTGTCGCGTGGCGGCAAGCGGGCTGCGGCGACCGGCGATTATCAGGCCTGGACCCCCGACTGA
- a CDS encoding cold-shock protein, which produces MRSTVQREYASASGAEEEPFATVQVAEEARESDLRVSGRIKWFDATRGFGFLVSDDIEGDILVHFSTLREHGRRSLPEGAVVTCAVVRQDRGLQAVRVLSIDLTEAVVTRVALSPSEDRSDRTALLDGAGPFEPVEVKWFNRVKGYGFVNRIGASEQDIFLHMETVRRAGLGDLQPGDRMEARIAEGRKGLTAVDLRKD; this is translated from the coding sequence ATGCGTAGCACCGTGCAACGGGAGTATGCGTCAGCATCGGGGGCCGAGGAGGAGCCTTTCGCCACGGTTCAAGTGGCGGAAGAAGCGCGCGAATCGGACCTTCGCGTCAGCGGTCGAATCAAGTGGTTCGACGCAACGCGCGGCTTTGGCTTTCTCGTCAGCGATGACATCGAAGGCGACATCCTCGTCCATTTTTCCACCTTGCGCGAACATGGCCGCCGCAGCCTGCCCGAAGGAGCGGTTGTGACTTGCGCCGTGGTGCGGCAGGATCGGGGTCTGCAGGCGGTACGCGTGCTGTCGATCGATCTGACCGAAGCGGTGGTGACGCGCGTTGCCTTGTCGCCGTCGGAGGACCGGTCGGACCGGACCGCCCTGCTGGACGGCGCTGGGCCGTTCGAGCCGGTGGAGGTCAAGTGGTTCAATCGCGTCAAAGGCTATGGCTTCGTCAATCGCATCGGAGCGTCCGAGCAGGACATCTTCCTTCACATGGAGACGGTACGCCGGGCCGGTCTTGGCGATCTCCAGCCGGGGGATCGGATGGAGGCTCGGATCGCGGAAGGGCGCAAGGGCCTGACCGCGGTCGACCTGCGCAAGGATTGA
- the aat gene encoding leucyl/phenylalanyl-tRNA--protein transferase has translation MSHMLDPNLVLRGYASGVFPMADSRDSDELFWVEPRTRAILPLERFHVSRSLARRLRSGCFRVTADEDFAGVLTGCADRPETWINRPIEQAMIALFHGGQAHSVEVWEGDALVGGVYGVALGRAFFGESMFSRRTDASKVALAFLVARLRAGHFTLLDCQFMTSHLASLGAVDVTRRRYVALLGEALGSAVAEPRPDWRSLDGLLSSPTEPASSAAAGKFIVQLLGQTS, from the coding sequence ATGAGCCACATGCTCGACCCCAATCTAGTGCTGCGCGGCTATGCCTCGGGCGTCTTTCCCATGGCCGACAGCCGCGACAGCGACGAGCTCTTCTGGGTCGAGCCGCGCACCCGGGCGATCCTGCCGCTCGAACGCTTCCACGTCTCCCGAAGCCTCGCCCGCCGTCTCCGCTCGGGCTGCTTCCGGGTCACCGCCGACGAAGACTTCGCCGGAGTCCTGACCGGCTGCGCCGACCGGCCCGAGACCTGGATCAATCGCCCGATCGAACAGGCGATGATCGCCCTTTTCCACGGCGGGCAGGCCCATTCTGTCGAGGTATGGGAAGGCGATGCCCTGGTCGGCGGCGTCTATGGCGTTGCGCTCGGTCGCGCCTTCTTCGGCGAAAGCATGTTCAGCCGCCGCACCGACGCTTCCAAGGTCGCGCTGGCTTTCCTCGTCGCCCGCCTTCGGGCCGGCCACTTCACCCTGCTCGACTGCCAGTTCATGACCAGCCACCTCGCCTCGCTCGGCGCGGTGGACGTCACCCGCAGGCGCTACGTGGCGTTGCTCGGCGAGGCGCTCGGCTCGGCAGTCGCGGAGCCGCGACCGGACTGGCGCTCGCTCGACGGATTGCTGTCGTCGCCAACCGAACCGGCCTCGTCCGCCGCCGCCGGAAAGTTCATCGTGCAGCTCTTGGGCCAGACGTCGTAG
- a CDS encoding manganese catalase family protein — protein sequence MYYHDARLQHPVRVTEPDPAFARSLQQAIGGVEGEIRVCMQYFFQAWNARGPDNRYRDMLLNTATEEMSHIEMLATAVALNLETAPAHLQEEGVKDKLVGAVMGGERPRAAIEGMIHKQMLSAGMGAMPIDSDGVPFNMSHIYASGNLAADMTANVAAESTGRVLAVRLYNQAHDEGMKDMLSFLIARDTMHQNQWLAVIEDLGGFSSQFPIPNSFPQEMEKGDFSYKYFVTSTDGSFPTGRWSEGESIDGKGRFEATKVEPMGAVPVLGPARPDSGAQKEQMGANATDKMFFNK from the coding sequence ATGTACTATCATGACGCACGCTTGCAGCACCCGGTCCGCGTGACCGAGCCCGACCCGGCCTTCGCCCGCTCGCTCCAGCAGGCGATCGGCGGCGTCGAAGGAGAGATACGCGTCTGCATGCAATATTTCTTCCAGGCCTGGAACGCGCGTGGACCCGACAATCGCTATCGCGACATGCTGCTCAACACGGCGACGGAAGAAATGAGTCACATCGAGATGCTCGCCACCGCCGTCGCGCTCAACCTCGAGACCGCCCCGGCCCACCTCCAGGAAGAAGGCGTCAAGGACAAGCTGGTCGGCGCCGTGATGGGCGGCGAGCGGCCGCGGGCCGCGATCGAGGGCATGATCCACAAGCAGATGCTGTCCGCCGGCATGGGCGCCATGCCGATCGACAGCGACGGCGTGCCGTTCAACATGAGCCACATCTATGCCAGCGGCAATCTCGCGGCCGACATGACTGCCAATGTCGCCGCGGAATCGACCGGCCGGGTGCTCGCCGTCCGCCTCTACAACCAGGCGCACGACGAAGGGATGAAGGACATGCTCTCCTTCCTCATCGCCCGCGACACCATGCACCAGAACCAGTGGCTGGCGGTGATCGAGGACCTCGGCGGATTCTCCAGCCAGTTTCCCATTCCCAACAGCTTCCCGCAGGAGATGGAAAAGGGCGACTTCAGCTACAAATATTTCGTCACCTCGACCGACGGCAGCTTCCCAACGGGCCGCTGGAGCGAGGGCGAGAGCATCGACGGCAAGGGTCGTTTCGAGGCGACCAAGGTCGAGCCGATGGGAGCCGTCCCCGTTCTCGGCCCGGCGCGCCCCGACTCCGGCGCGCAGAAGGAGCAGATGGGCGCCAACGCCACCGACAAGATGTTCTTCAACAAGTAG
- a CDS encoding TIGR02300 family protein gives MVKPEWGAKRTCPKCATRFYDLGKDDPVTCINCGTAFVPEPVLKSKQPMPFEQVSTTAAPVQQADEDLGAEDLALPDEDEEPSADDEVDLSTGDDDLGVETAADDEENN, from the coding sequence ATGGTGAAGCCCGAATGGGGCGCCAAGCGCACTTGCCCCAAATGTGCGACCCGCTTCTACGACCTCGGCAAGGACGATCCCGTCACCTGCATCAACTGCGGGACGGCGTTCGTGCCCGAACCGGTGCTGAAATCGAAGCAGCCGATGCCGTTCGAGCAGGTCTCGACCACTGCGGCCCCTGTTCAGCAGGCCGACGAGGATCTCGGTGCCGAGGATCTGGCCCTGCCCGACGAGGACGAGGAGCCCAGCGCGGACGACGAAGTCGATCTGTCGACCGGCGACGATGATCTCGGAGTCGAGACGGCGGCGGACGACGAAGAGAATAATTGA
- the aroQ gene encoding type II 3-dehydroquinate dehydratase, whose amino-acid sequence MKRILVLNGPNLNRLGTREPEVYGSDTLDDIAGRLHEQAARLEVGIDVRQSNHEGHLIDWLHEAADTGLHAVILNAGGFTHTSVALRDAISAIAVPVIEVHLSNPAARESFRRRSLISGVCAGVISGFGADSYTLALDAAARL is encoded by the coding sequence GTGAAACGCATCCTTGTCCTCAATGGTCCCAACCTCAACCGGCTCGGCACGCGCGAGCCCGAGGTCTATGGTTCCGACACGCTCGACGACATCGCCGGCCGGCTCCACGAGCAGGCGGCGAGGCTGGAGGTCGGGATCGACGTCCGCCAGTCCAACCATGAGGGCCACCTCATCGACTGGCTGCACGAGGCGGCCGACACCGGCCTCCATGCGGTGATCCTCAATGCCGGCGGCTTCACCCACACCTCGGTGGCCCTGCGCGATGCCATCAGCGCCATTGCCGTACCCGTCATCGAGGTCCATCTCAGCAATCCCGCCGCGCGCGAGAGCTTTCGGCGCCGCAGCCTCATCTCGGGCGTTTGCGCAGGGGTGATCAGCGGCTTCGGCGCCGACAGCTATACGCTTGCGCTGGACGCCGCCGCCCGGCTCTGA
- the accB gene encoding acetyl-CoA carboxylase biotin carboxyl carrier protein, translated as MSDEHKQMRIDAGLVRELAELLSANELSEIEVEDGDRKIRVRRELTVAAAPVQHLVAAAHQLAPAQAQAAPVDTATEAPVFTGDMVRSPMVGTCYLSAEPGAPPFVAVGDTVKEGDTLLIVEAMKVMNPISAPRGGRIVQLLVENAQPVEFDQPLVVIE; from the coding sequence ATGTCCGACGAACATAAGCAGATGCGGATCGACGCCGGCCTCGTGCGCGAGCTCGCCGAGCTGCTCAGCGCCAATGAGCTTTCGGAAATCGAGGTCGAGGACGGCGATCGCAAGATCCGCGTCAGGCGCGAGCTGACCGTCGCCGCAGCGCCCGTCCAGCACCTTGTCGCCGCAGCGCATCAGCTTGCACCGGCCCAGGCTCAGGCCGCGCCGGTCGACACCGCGACCGAGGCGCCCGTCTTCACCGGCGACATGGTCCGTTCGCCGATGGTCGGCACCTGCTACCTCTCGGCCGAACCGGGCGCGCCGCCGTTCGTCGCGGTCGGCGATACGGTCAAGGAGGGCGACACCCTCCTCATCGTCGAGGCGATGAAGGTGATGAACCCGATTTCCGCCCCGCGCGGGGGCCGGATCGTCCAGCTGCTGGTCGAGAATGCCCAGCCCGTCGAGTTCGACCAGCCGCTGGTGGTCATCGAATAG
- a CDS encoding thiamine pyrophosphate-binding protein, which produces MTTSPTRTGGRILVDQLRIQGCDRIFTVPGESFLAVLDALHDTPEIETVVCRQEGGVAYMAEADGKLTGRPGVAFVTRGPGATNASPGVHVAFQDSTPMILFVGDLDRRDKDREGFQEIDFPAFFGPIAKWAARIDDARRIPEYIARAWRVATVGRPGPVVLALPEDMLRDEVEALDRPIVPPLVEHPDPAAIATVHELLKDAAAPVAIVGGADWSPCAAHHFASWANRVGLPVAAAFRRQDAVANDCAVYAGNLGYGPNPKLVERVKAADLLLVVGARLGEATTDGYTLVTPDHPGQTIVHVHPDPNELGRVYHADLPICADMGEFAQALDHWDEPDLLPFGAGAEAHADYLAWTTPAPREGVAFDLGPCVGLLRDKLPADTIVCNGAGNFSGWFHRYWRYAACPSQLAPTSGTMGYGLPAAVAAALRFRDRSVLCVAGDGDFLMNGQELATAAQYGADLLVLVVDNGSYGTIRMHQERDYPERLSATSLHNPDFAALARAFGAWADTVDSTEAFAPALDEALSRKGIRLLHLKTDVEVITNQTTISALRARAKG; this is translated from the coding sequence ATGACCACCTCCCCCACCCGCACTGGCGGCCGAATCCTCGTCGACCAGCTTCGCATCCAGGGCTGCGACCGCATCTTCACCGTCCCGGGCGAAAGCTTCCTCGCCGTGCTCGATGCGCTGCACGACACGCCCGAGATCGAGACCGTCGTCTGCCGGCAGGAAGGCGGGGTCGCCTACATGGCCGAGGCCGACGGCAAGCTGACCGGCCGCCCCGGCGTGGCCTTCGTCACCCGCGGCCCGGGCGCGACCAACGCCAGCCCCGGCGTCCACGTCGCCTTCCAGGATTCGACCCCGATGATCCTGTTCGTCGGCGACCTAGACCGCCGCGACAAGGACCGCGAAGGCTTCCAGGAGATCGACTTTCCGGCCTTCTTCGGGCCCATCGCCAAATGGGCTGCCCGCATCGACGACGCGCGGCGCATCCCCGAATACATCGCGCGGGCCTGGCGCGTCGCCACCGTCGGCCGCCCCGGCCCGGTCGTGCTCGCGCTGCCCGAGGACATGCTGCGCGACGAGGTCGAGGCGCTCGACCGGCCGATCGTCCCGCCGCTGGTCGAGCATCCCGACCCTGCCGCCATCGCCACCGTCCACGAACTGCTGAAGGATGCCGCGGCGCCCGTCGCCATCGTCGGCGGGGCCGACTGGAGCCCTTGCGCCGCCCATCATTTCGCCAGCTGGGCCAATCGCGTCGGCCTGCCGGTCGCCGCCGCCTTCCGCCGCCAGGACGCGGTCGCCAACGATTGCGCGGTCTATGCCGGCAACCTCGGCTATGGTCCGAACCCGAAGCTGGTCGAGCGGGTGAAGGCCGCCGACCTGCTGCTGGTGGTCGGCGCCCGATTGGGCGAAGCGACCACCGACGGCTATACGCTCGTCACCCCCGACCATCCCGGCCAGACCATCGTCCACGTCCACCCCGACCCGAATGAGCTTGGCCGGGTCTACCATGCCGACCTGCCGATCTGCGCCGACATGGGCGAGTTCGCACAGGCGCTCGACCACTGGGACGAGCCCGACCTCCTCCCCTTCGGCGCCGGTGCCGAAGCGCATGCCGACTATCTCGCCTGGACCACCCCGGCCCCGCGCGAGGGCGTCGCCTTCGACCTCGGCCCCTGCGTCGGCCTGCTGCGGGACAAGCTCCCCGCCGATACCATCGTCTGCAACGGTGCGGGCAATTTCTCGGGCTGGTTCCACCGCTACTGGCGCTACGCCGCTTGTCCTTCGCAGCTTGCGCCGACCAGCGGCACCATGGGCTACGGCCTTCCCGCCGCGGTCGCCGCGGCGCTGCGCTTCCGCGACCGCTCGGTCCTTTGCGTCGCGGGCGACGGCGACTTCCTGATGAACGGCCAGGAGCTCGCCACCGCAGCGCAATATGGCGCCGACCTGCTCGTCCTGGTGGTCGACAATGGCAGCTACGGCACCATCCGCATGCACCAGGAGCGCGACTATCCCGAGCGCCTGTCGGCGACCTCGCTCCACAACCCCGACTTCGCTGCCCTCGCCCGCGCCTTCGGTGCCTGGGCCGACACGGTCGACAGCACCGAAGCCTTCGCTCCGGCGCTGGATGAGGCCTTGTCGCGCAAGGGCATCCGCCTCCTCCACCTCAAGACCGACGTCGAGGTGATCACCAACCAGACCACCATCTCGGCGCTGAGGGCCAGGGCAAAGGGCTGA
- a CDS encoding regulatory protein RecX: MLQELALAYVARFATSRAKLVAYLERKLRERGWSDTAAADPGGVADRIAGLGYIDDGAFAGIKTASLLRRGYGKARVKMALHASGIGEQDRAEALEAAERGSLDAALRFAERKRIGPYAEQLLQPPARDKALAAMLRAGHDFATARRILGAAPGDFTDFEPEE, encoded by the coding sequence ATGCTTCAGGAACTGGCACTCGCCTATGTCGCGCGCTTCGCGACCAGCCGCGCGAAGCTGGTTGCCTATCTCGAGCGCAAGCTGAGGGAGCGGGGCTGGTCGGACACCGCAGCCGCCGATCCGGGCGGGGTTGCGGACCGGATCGCCGGCCTCGGCTATATCGACGACGGGGCCTTCGCCGGGATCAAGACCGCGAGCCTGCTTCGGCGCGGCTACGGCAAGGCGCGGGTGAAGATGGCGCTGCACGCCAGCGGCATCGGCGAGCAGGACCGGGCAGAGGCGCTCGAGGCGGCGGAGCGCGGCAGCCTCGATGCGGCCCTGCGCTTTGCCGAGCGAAAGCGCATCGGTCCCTATGCCGAGCAGTTGCTCCAACCCCCGGCTCGCGACAAGGCGCTGGCGGCCATGCTGCGCGCTGGGCACGACTTCGCGACGGCTCGCCGCATCCTGGGCGCTGCGCCCGGCGACTTCACCGACTTCGAACCGGAAGAATGA
- a CDS encoding fatty acyl-AMP ligase: MDVIEKPNPLAPPGATSTLDSLPRRMADFATLGDALDYAAQGIRGLNFHDPRGTLQRAYPYSELRTDALDHARRLVGLGLAKGDRVALVAETGAEFAACFFGAVYAGLWPVPLPLPTSFGGREAYVEQLCVMLSISDPALFLFPPELEDFCSAAAERRSVRAMSWDKLAELPFDSGTELPKADGEDIGYLQYSSGSTRFPHGVAVTHHALLQNLRGHALGLEMQDSDRVISWLPWYHDMGLVGCFLSPIANQISTDYMKTEDFARRPLAWLDLVSRNPGTSLSYSPTFGYDICARRISSQTRTGDRFDLSRWRIAGNGADMIRPDVMQAFVDSFADAGFKASAFCPSYGLAEATLAVSLMPPGEGIRLELVEESQLSGAASEDGADRPKRYRAIVNCGRAVEGMEIEVRDGAGNILPDREIGKVWVRGTSVMVGYYRDPEATDACMVGGWLDTGDMGYLSAGYIFIVGRAKDMIIINGRNHWPQDIEWAVEQLPGFKSGDIAAFAITGPSGEEQPAVLVHCRVSDLQERSRLRDDIKERVRAIIGMSPVVELIPPRTLPRTSSGKLSRTKARNLYLSGEIVPLDIAA, encoded by the coding sequence ATGGACGTCATCGAGAAGCCAAACCCGCTCGCCCCGCCAGGCGCCACATCGACCCTCGATAGCCTGCCGCGCCGCATGGCGGATTTCGCGACCCTTGGCGATGCGCTCGACTATGCCGCGCAGGGGATTCGCGGCCTCAACTTCCACGATCCGCGCGGCACGCTCCAGCGCGCCTACCCTTATTCGGAGCTGCGTACCGACGCGCTCGACCATGCCCGCCGCCTGGTCGGCCTCGGGCTCGCCAAGGGCGATCGTGTCGCGCTGGTGGCGGAGACCGGTGCCGAGTTCGCGGCCTGCTTCTTCGGCGCCGTTTATGCCGGTCTGTGGCCGGTTCCGCTGCCGCTGCCGACCAGCTTCGGCGGGCGCGAGGCCTATGTCGAGCAGCTGTGCGTCATGCTGTCGATCTCGGACCCGGCCCTGTTCCTCTTCCCGCCCGAGCTCGAGGATTTCTGCAGCGCCGCCGCGGAACGCCGGTCGGTCCGAGCGATGAGCTGGGACAAGCTCGCCGAACTTCCGTTCGACTCCGGGACCGAGCTTCCGAAGGCCGACGGCGAGGACATCGGCTATCTCCAATATTCGAGCGGCTCGACCCGCTTCCCGCATGGCGTCGCCGTCACCCACCACGCCCTGCTGCAGAACCTGCGCGGGCACGCGCTCGGCCTGGAAATGCAGGACAGCGACCGGGTGATCAGCTGGTTGCCGTGGTACCATGACATGGGCCTGGTCGGCTGCTTCCTGTCGCCGATCGCCAACCAGATCAGCACCGATTACATGAAGACGGAGGACTTTGCCCGGCGCCCGCTCGCCTGGCTCGACCTCGTCAGCCGCAATCCCGGCACCAGCCTCTCCTATTCGCCGACCTTCGGCTACGACATCTGCGCCCGCCGCATCTCGAGCCAGACGCGGACCGGCGATCGCTTCGACCTGTCGCGCTGGCGGATCGCCGGCAATGGCGCGGACATGATCCGGCCCGATGTCATGCAGGCCTTCGTCGACAGCTTCGCCGATGCCGGCTTCAAGGCCAGTGCCTTCTGCCCGTCCTACGGTCTCGCCGAGGCGACGCTCGCGGTCAGCCTGATGCCGCCGGGCGAGGGTATCCGCCTCGAACTGGTCGAGGAAAGCCAGCTTTCCGGCGCCGCATCCGAAGATGGCGCGGACCGTCCCAAGCGCTACCGCGCCATCGTCAACTGCGGCCGCGCCGTGGAAGGCATGGAAATCGAGGTGCGCGACGGCGCCGGCAACATCCTGCCCGACCGCGAGATCGGCAAGGTGTGGGTGCGCGGGACCAGCGTCATGGTCGGCTATTACCGCGATCCTGAGGCGACCGACGCCTGCATGGTCGGCGGATGGCTCGACACCGGCGACATGGGCTACCTCAGCGCCGGCTACATCTTCATCGTCGGCCGCGCCAAGGACATGATCATCATCAACGGGCGCAACCACTGGCCGCAGGATATCGAGTGGGCGGTCGAGCAGCTGCCAGGCTTCAAGTCCGGCGACATCGCCGCCTTCGCCATCACCGGCCCGTCGGGCGAGGAGCAGCCGGCGGTGCTCGTCCATTGCCGCGTCAGCGACCTCCAGGAACGCAGCCGACTGCGCGACGACATCAAGGAGCGCGTCCGCGCCATCATCGGCATGTCGCCGGTGGTCGAGCTGATCCCGCCGCGCACACTGCCGCGCACCAGCTCGGGCAAACTCAGCCGTACCAAGGCGCGCAACCTCTATCTGTCCGGCGAGATCGTGCCCCTCGACATCGCGGCCTGA
- a CDS encoding DUF2892 domain-containing protein yields MFARNEGALDRTLRVVAGLAILSLAFIGPKTALGYLGIVPLLTGLVGYCPLYSLIGINSCPAKR; encoded by the coding sequence ATGTTCGCACGCAATGAAGGTGCTCTGGACCGCACGCTCCGGGTTGTCGCCGGACTCGCCATCCTGTCACTGGCCTTCATCGGTCCGAAGACTGCGCTGGGTTATCTTGGCATCGTGCCGCTGCTGACCGGCCTCGTCGGCTACTGCCCCCTTTATTCGCTGATCGGCATCAATAGCTGCCCGGCGAAGCGCTGA